From Zea mays cultivar B73 chromosome 3, Zm-B73-REFERENCE-NAM-5.0, whole genome shotgun sequence:
GACATCAAGCCTCACGATCTTGCCCAGGAGCGACTTCTTGTTCTGGGCGAAGTTGAAAGGGTCCCCCTTCCCTCCGTCGCCCAGCATGAGGTAGAGGTACCCATCGGCAGGGCCGAACAGTACCTGGCCTCCATGCCCGGACGTGTAAGGCAGCCCCATCGCGAAGATTCTCCTCACCTCAGATGGATCGGCGGCAGAAGTTGCCTGAGAAACATTCGCCGCGGCGGAGCCTCTGGCTGAGTACTCTGACACCACGACCTGGTACTGGCACGGCTGGGCGCCGCTGTCGGTGCCAAGCTTGGAAGGGTCGCAGCCCACGTCGGAGTTGCAGGAGCACCTCCCGGTGCAGCTGGGCGACTTGGTCCGGTCACAGTTGTACGAGGCGAAGAAGCGGCCGTTGGTCGCGAAACCCGGGTGGAACGCCATGCCCATGAGCCCCAACGCCGAGTCGAAGTGCACCTGGTCGGTCAGGTCGACAAATGGGCCTGCGCCCTCGAACTGCAGCGCGCCCCCGGACCCTTGCTCGGGGACGGTGGCCAGCCATATCTTCCCGGCTTGGCTGCCGAGGAAGATCCTGCTGGAGCCGTCGGGGTGAGGAGCCAGGCTAAGGTAGGACCCGTTGTCGATCCTCTCCAGGCATACCCCTCTTGGTTCTGGTCTTGGGGAGGGTGAAGGTCCGGCGGCGTTGAACGAGACCGTGTCGCCGCTGAGGCATACAGACGACCGGCCGCCGAAGGAGCCGCAGAAGTCGCTCTGGGACTGCCACGCGTCGGTGAGCTTCGACGGTGAAGTAGGAGGCGGCGCGGTGCCTTGCAGCGGGGGTTGGAAGGGAGAGCTGGCGATGCTCACGTCCTTGCAAGTATCCCAGACGAGTTTGCAGTAGTCctgagtggtggtggtggtggtttcCTTGGACTCAGCAGAGTTTGCCGACGACGTGGAGTTGCAGAGGGAAGGAACCGTCCGGATCTTTGGCCCCGCGCCGAACAGGTCCGCGGAATATGGACTGCATTTCTGGGAAGAAGAGTTGTCGAATTCAGATCCCTTTTCTGATCTAGATTTCAGTCAGCTCAGAGGGTATTCAGTCACTTGGAAACATGTTATACTGCTACTTGTTAAcggttttttcttctttttttataTATGAATTATGAAGTGCATCCAATGTCCACGGTGTATTTGTATCAGTAAAAAGAAAAGTTTCATCAATCTTTGTGTGCAAACTGCAAAGGCGCAGGTGAAGAGGACAGCAAGGCAATATTTTGTTTCTTTAgtgtagggactaaagtttagttagaagactaaaatttagtctctagcatgtttgcttctagcggctaaaaatagtaagaatatactaaatgactaataagaagactaaaatgatatttaacatttctctgctattagtacaattgaattaaatgaggggtaaatgtggaattaatatggtttagtgtcttttagcacatatgtgaaggactaaaaactaaatcattttagtcttagtgtttggcaaaaaagagactaaatgggactaaaaactagagactaatctttagtgcCTCTAACTAAACACCCTCTAACACTCGCTGCTGCAGTATCAAACAGAGCAGGATGGATGAGATGAGACCAACGCAGGCCAAGCGTCGAGCACGTGGGGAGCGAATTTGCAACAGCTAAAAAAGAGCAGAGCTTGCAGTGGCGGAGTGTTGCTTCTGTGCTCTCTTTGTAAAACGCAGCTAGCTCGTCGGGAGTGGAACAGAAGAGAACCAGACAAGGATGGCTTACAGCGCAGAGGATTGACTTGACGACGGCAGCGCAGGCAGCGTCGGAGATGGCCATGGCGTCGAACTGCTTGCTGAGCGCGGCATCAGCGGTGGCGTCGCAGCAGCCTCTGCTGTTCCTGCTGGGGGAGGCGCAAAACTTGAGCGTGGTGTTGAGCAGCACCGGCGCCCCTGGAGGGAGAAGGAGCAGGAACAGGAACAAGTTAGTGGAGCATGCAGCGCCGCCGGTCGCTGGTCGACAGAGGAAACTGACTGACTTGCATCGGTGCATAGTGGGTAGGCGAGATAGGAAGGGAGGAGGAGGATGAAGCTCAGGCTCAGCATGAGCCGCCGCAGCATCTTCATCTGTGGAGCCTGCTCTGATGGCGTCGAAAACGGAGGCTGAAATCTTTGTCGATCTACCGGTAATACTAGAGTGGAAGAGGACGACTGACAGTGACGGGGTCTGGCGTCCACACTGCGTAGAAGGTAGAGTGGGATCGGAACTGGATATGCACGAGACGAGAGACGAGAGACGAGAGACGAGACGGGAGGGAGCCCGTACAGTACTCCGTCATTGGCAATTTTGTCattatcatttgtgggcttcgccagtatgccatcggacccacaaatcatagacacagacggtcccaccagtcatagacacGGGATGGCATAATAACATGTAGCCAAAATTGAGAGTGGCAAAATAGCAAATTTCTCCTGGCCTGCGTAGCAGAAGGTACACGAAGAGAGTCAACTTTGGGTTTGGGTTGGTGGGAACTGGGAACTGGCAACCTGCTGTGCTGCTGCTTCttatttttttttaatttcttcttttttggtttcCAGTGTCAGTGGCTCAGTGCCATACCTAGGTGGGGACGGCAACTACCAGTGTCAGTGCCAGTCTCCCACAGGTAGGAGGTGGTTGGAAAGTTGACGGACGTGTAAATGTGTAGGTAGTttgtttttcccttttgattccaccgttttttttaaaaaaaggtgTAAATGGTAAAATGAAATAACATCCATATTGCCCACACAGCTGACACAGGTTCATGCCTTCGTATTTGAATGTCAGCACCATGCATGAGGTCTTACTATCTTAAACCAATATTCTATATAAGGCCTGATTTGTAACGCATGAATTTCACAGGAATTATATAGAAATTTCGCAGGAATTATTTTATtttcacagagaagacacagaaaCACAGAAACGAGAAATTTTCCCTCAATCCAAAGGAGGCTAAATTTTGGCCTTAAACCATATTCTatattttggtgtttgataaccATTACAATAttgtagactaactagtttgccaagtTTGTGATTCATAGGTCATAAGATCAAcatctgagtttctaagtcacaaATAGCTCAAATCTAGCCATATAGGAGGTAAAACTTGGAATAGAAGAACTAGCAATAGTTCTACACCTTGAATAAGTTCTAAATATCTCTAGGAACCTATTTGGTGCATCTAGAGAGGTTGGAAACCTTAGATTCAACGATTCACTCTTTTGAACCTAGTTTGAGCCAAATCTAGAATATGTGTTAGAGAAATCAAAATGTCTAAGTTCATTGACCTAGACTAGTTGGATAATGtctaaatgtgtttgtctaaTCCATAGATACACCCTTAAGGGCAATCAAATCAAATTGAAGAATATTTGGATAAGTTTACAAAATTTGGTATGTGATGTGTAGCACCAGATCGGTCCGATAGTGCACCGGACCTCTTATACAGGGAAGGCTGAAACTTATCCTCGGGCGACTAGGGCACTGCcccagtccagtggtgcaccgaaccGGGTTTGCAAAGAGGGCTAAAAACATACATTTGGCCAACGGAGGACCAGACCAGCTAGGAAGCAACAACTATCTTCAGATCTCAACGGTCATCTCTCACATGGTGCTGACGTGAAGGGTCTAATCCACCACTAGACCATGAACAACATACCTGACGTGTCAGAATGGTCACCTACTAGAGTAGCTGTCAGAGGGTCCGGCGTTGCACCGGACCAGCACTATATGCATGGGGTCCGATGCCCCACCCAACTGTGCAGTTTTTGCTGCTTTTCTTCAACGGTTATATGGGGCGGTTGGGGCTCTAAATACCCCCCCAACAAACATTCAAGACACATGAGCGCTTCACCAAACTCATATTCATTGCTTGTAACAACTCCAAGACTCCAAACTCCTCCCAAAGTGCCACATTTATTAGAATTGTGCTAAAGAGACAATAATGCCTTGTGGGAGATCTCATTTAGCTGTAATTGAATTTATATTCTAAATAGGAAACATATTTTAAACTTGGCAAGCTATATTTATAAGACGTTACGCGGAATTCATATTGTCGAAATAATTAATTTTAGAGAAGACACGAGAAATTGATTATCGTGTTCATGTTAAACCAATAACTATTACTTAATTAATTATCATGTGTGATGAAGCGAAATAACTTAATAATGTGAGTGCACTGCGTGCGATATGCACAGACCGCGTGTGACAACACGCGAATGGTGTGCGTGATAGCACGTGAACGACACGTAGCAATGCATGCGACACACGCAAATGACACGTGATGACGCGCAACACTGAGTGAAACAGCGTGCGGAAGGCACGCGAAACAGCGCGCGCAACAGCACGCGCGAGAATCACTAATAGCTATCGCGTTTATACTAGACAATTATTAATGAAAAAGTATTTAAGTTAATATtaaccatgttaatatttatttataaaagcgcaagtTCAAAACTATAAATTAGATTTAATTGGAACGCTAATTTGAATAACGTTAGTCAAACAAACATTTAATAAATTATTTGAAACATGTGACGTTATAAAATAATACTTTtaacatgtagacaattttaatatGAATCTAAAGGGACTTGAACAGGTGAATCCGATTTATAACGCAAAAGATATCGGATAATCTAATAAATCAAACATCTACGTGCACTTAGACGTAAACTctagggtcctttttgcaaaactGCCTTCTTCTACCTCTCTCTGTTTTGTCTCACGCAGGAACCGTCATGGCACCGAGGGCCGACGCCGGCCACGTGGGTGGAGAGTGGCCGGCCAAGGCAAGGGCTCGGCCACCAGGTCGCGCCCATTCCACACCAGCCGCTGGCGTGAAGGGGGCGCTCGGGGCGGGCTGCTCCCGCAGGGGCCACGCTAGCCAAGGTTTAGCCGGCCACGTCGGCCGCCAGGGTTGGCCATGCTAGGTCGCCGGGGCATAGGGGGCCACGAGGAGGGGGGGCGCTGCATAGGGGTGGGGAAAGAGATGAGAGGGGAAGGGGGATACGGTTACATATGGAAAACAAAGAAGAAAAGCGAAGAACGATGGAGGATGCTCACCAAAAAAAGGAGTTCGCTGGAGTCAAGAAGAAAGTTGTCGATTAACGTCAAACCGAAGATCCAATCGATGAATCAAAGGCACCCAGACAAAACCTGGACAAGACAAACGTCGTGGTATCCTCAGATTTCGCCAATGACACACGAATTAAAAGTAATTGCTCGCTGGAGTTGGAACCGCCCTGAACTTTGGCGAGGAAATGACGACGCTACAGATCTCGACTCGTGAAATGGATCTGGTATTTGGAACTGGCTCGGTGAGAGGATTCCAGCCATATATATATTGCTAGAAACAGAAAAGAAGAACCTTGATACTAAACCAGATCGAACAAGGGATCttcttggaaatgggaagatctAGGATAGGTGGCCAACCTCCTGGAAAGAGCGATGTGCATAGACCGGGTGAGTAGGGATGCAGCTCCGTGGACCGCTCGTCGGGCCTGATAGGTGGTGGTATCACACCCTTCTCAAAGGAACCGTACGTGAGACTCTCGCCTCATACGACCCCGTCCTGGAATCAGGCCCCCCCTTTAAAGATATTTTaaattttgaaataatcaatttTAGGattaaaataattccagaaaaatgttgaaatcgtatttaatgtctgAAAAATATCCTGAAGGCTCCAAAATTTCTAGGAAAATTCCTAGACACGATTTGGCACCCAATGAACTCAAAAACATATTTAGAGCGTTTGAAAATGTTATAAAGTaccacaaataaatagattttggtttttaGAAAATAGAAAACTATTTTTAAAAATATAAAAATTTACCAAAATCTTCTACTAGgtatattaacatgtttcaaacaccttttgcacttagaaacactatgtAACAACATGAACGCAACAAACAAAGCACATCTAGGGCTCACTTCACTAGGCTTATGCCAATATATAACAAATTAACTCTCCATTATTTAGGAAATGAGAAGAGAAACAAGGAAAGGAGagggtaacacatgaatttggtagatattagaaaagaaatttttatacccctaaattcagggtgttacaaatctaacccacttaacagaatctcaccctcgagattcaagaagaagctAGCAAGAAAAACAAGGCTGGTTCATCGGTTGTTCAGAAGACCTTACAAACAAATCTAGCAACTTATCAAGAGACCCATCACTCCCTCGGCTCGATGCTTATGTCCAGCAACCTGTCGCTCCCATCACTTGTTTGAATTATTTTGTACTTTGAGCGAGTAAAGACAACTTCTTCTTGATTATCACCAGCTGAGTTCTGCTTTGAGGCCTTCTTCCTGAgccggtctagacgcttcttagGGCATTGGTGAATGAAATGCCCTTCTTCCTTGCAGTAGaaacaagcacctcttgctttgacctCTCTACGAGTCAACTTTGTTTGATTGCCTGCAGATGATGCTTGATTGGTTGTCTACAAGTTGAATAACTGAGCTTGATTTGTTTCTCTTGTTTGGGTATT
This genomic window contains:
- the LOC100274456 gene encoding HIPL1 protein-like precursor, encoding MKMLRRLMLSLSFILLLPSYLAYPLCTDARAPVLLNTTLKFCASPSRNSRGCCDATADAALSKQFDAMAISDAACAAVVKSILCAKCSPYSADLFGAGPKIRTVPSLCNSTSSANSAESKETTTTTTQDYCKLVWDTCKDVSIASSPFQPPLQGTAPPPTSPSKLTDAWQSQSDFCGSFGGRSSVCLSGDTVSFNAAGPSPSPRPEPRGVCLERIDNGSYLSLAPHPDGSSRIFLGSQAGKIWLATVPEQGSGGALQFEGAGPFVDLTDQVHFDSALGLMGMAFHPGFATNGRFFASYNCDRTKSPSCTGRCSCNSDVGCDPSKLGTDSGAQPCQYQVVVSEYSARGSAAANVSQATSAADPSEVRRIFAMGLPYTSGHGGQVLFGPADGYLYLMLGDGGKGDPFNFAQNKKSLLGKIVRLDVDSTPSSSGGDLGNTSLWGNYSIPKDNPYADDSELEPEIWALGLRNPWRCSFDSERPSYFYCGDVGQDAYEEVDLISKGGNYGWRALEGPLVYHPQWAPGGNTSLSSIDAIPPIMGYSHSDVNKNIGSASIMGGYVYRGSADPCLYGRYLYADLYASAMWTGAEAPESSGNYTSALIPFSCSKESPIPCDAAAGSPLPSLGYVYSFGEDNSKDMYVLASKGVYRVVRPSLCSYTCPAERQETSPPAAPSSNKASMAEMGMGMLLVSVIVVWVLVT